The Metallosphaera hakonensis JCM 8857 = DSM 7519 genome includes the window AACAAGGTCTCTTCTTCCTCGTTTCTTGGCCTCAGAGTAAAGTGTGGGTGCAAGATCAACTACGGCCTTCCTGGTATTCATGATCAAGAACTCCAAGATATCATCGGTCACCTTAGCTACGTCCACCTCTCTTATTATCCGTATTGCCATGAACTCCATTAGTTCATCCTTTGATGAGTTAAGCCTGTTCAGTATGGTTCTGGCCTTAGGTTTGGTCTTAACTTGTCCCACTGCGGCCACAAATGGTTCCTTTATAGCCTCTTTGAGGAGATCCTTATCCAGGTTAAGGTGCGATAGACCCAGCCCGACCTCGACCTCGTCGAGATACTCATCTAAGAGCTTCTCCGCGTCCACGTACTTTTCTTTCTTGCTTTTTTTCTCCTTTCTCTGCTCCTCTTCCTCCTCGTCTTCCTTTTCATCAACCTTTTTCCTTACCACTGCCGAATGCACGCCTCTTATTACACTGATTGAGCTAAATCTAAGAAATCTAATGGTAGAATTTTCTTCTTAGACGTGAATTCTTGATATTTATTGTCAAGAAACTCTAGAAATACTGGACAATTCTCATACTTACCATCTCTATTACACTTATTAGACAGTGATAAAAAGCATTTTGAAGTCTTCTTGTCGTAATAGGGACAAACCTTATAGTAAGTTTTGGCGCTTTTCATCATCTTATCTATCCATATTCTCTTATGATCCTTCTTCTCGGCCTCCTTCTCCGCTTTAGCTAAGGCCTTATTTATCTCCTCCTCGGACATTTTTATTGATTTATTTGAAGACAACAGTGACACCTCTTTTACTTTATGAACTCTACATCGACACCAGTTATATAGATTACTACTACTCTCTGTTAATTTTCTTGTTGCAGTTTGAGATCATGTTTGTATAATAAGTAGACGTTCGAAAAGGGAATAGGCGAATTAAACAAAACAACTCAGTTAGGGTAGAAGTAAGTATACTAATTTATTCGCAGTTCTCAATCTTCCTCTTCATGGTCTGAGAGAAACCTATTCTGAAACCTAACTTCGGATCGTTATAGAGGTAAAGGATCTTCTTTGTTTGAAGACCCCTCAATACCTTGAAGAGCCATGCACTGTCGGCCCTGTACTCTTCTTGAAGTTGATCCATGTAAACGTAAGTGGATCCCCACTGTTTATATCTATCCAGAAGAAATATTAGAATATCTTTCTCGTCTTTCTCCAGTTTTTCTGTAATCTCCGATAGGCAAACCGTTAGATCCTTCTTTTGTGATTTATTGACTTGAGATCCGGTTTTAGAGTCAATAAACGACAAAACTTCCCTACGATCTTTGTCGGAACCTTGTTTAGTCTTGTTGTTTATTGAGTCCTTAACTTGTTCACCGAGTACTTGCTTAGCTATGACCAACATCTCCCTAAACCTAGAGTTGGAATAGGAGTCTATTATGGCAGTGGCCAAGGATTCTCCCTGAGGGGTCAAATACCACCTGCCACCCTCCTGATATATCAGCCCTTTCTTTCTCCAATAGCTCAGGTAACTGCTCACGTATTTAGTCTCATATCCCAGGTTCGACGAGATTTCAGACGTCCTAAGAGGCCTAGCGTGGAGAAGAACTAGAATGGCCTCCATAAGCTTTGATCTTGGAGAACTCCTACTCTCCTGAGTCTCCTGACGAAGGCCCTGAATATCCTCCACACTAGGCTCCCTATCAGACACTGCACACTAGTATTGGAGGATTTGCTTTTAATGGATAGGTAAATTATCCCCTAAGGAATACCAGATTTTTCTAAACTAAGTGTTACTACATGTGGAGATCGCCATGTATTCCCTATAACCGATTATTACTCTGTAGACTCCACTAAACTTCTGGTCCAAGATAGGATCCCCAGTATCAAATCTGAGACAGTCAATTTGATTTAATTTGAGCCGAGAGGATACAATTATCAGGTCTTCCCTGTTTATCCTTCTCAATATCTCAGGTCCAATTTCCTGGTTCCCCCTACCTATCACGAAGCCTTGCTTCCCAACGGGAGTGAGGACTATCTTAATTAACTCCCCGGTTAACTTCAACAGATCATTGTAATTTGCATCGTATTTTATTAATTTTCTTCCCTTAAAAACATCTACAGAGAGGAAGTTCGGTTCGTATCCTAGAAATTGCTCGATTCTCTTGACTGTGGTTCCTGGTCCCATAATGTAGGTAATTTCATCTTTTATCAGATCTTGTATAAAAAATTCAGCAATACTATCAATATCGTCAGAATAATTATATTCTTCTTTACTAGGAGTTAATAAATCACTATATGATATAGTTTTAACAATATAATATAATTTTACTACAAACTTCCCTCTTCTATATTCTTCCTCATCTAGATCCAGCACCTCAGTGTTCACGATCCTGGCCTCTCCCCTTATGAAATGCGACAGAAGTTCTCCGGCCGCTTCAGGTGTTGTAGAGAAGACTCCGCTATGCATCTTCACTCCCGCCGGAACTCCAAGTATAGGAACCGCATTATCAATTACTTCAGCTATATCCCTAGCAGTTCCGTCTCCACCAACAAATACAATGATGTCTACCCCATTCTCTATCATTTCTTTAACCGCCAGAACCGTGTCCTCCCTTGTGGAATCATCTCTGCCAGAGCTAAGGACGATCTTCATGTTGGAATCCAAGTACTCCGCTCCCATTTTTCCCCTTGGAACCAGGTAGAGAACATCGGGAGACCTGGAGAGGAACCTCTTAACCCGTCCTGGAATCTCTGGATTGAGCACCCTAATCCTATCGCTGCCCTTTAGTCCGGACCTCCCTCCTGCCCCCGCATAGGGATTAACTAGCAAACCCACTTTCATGTTCCATGAGGGATATACCTATCTTGTGAGCTAAATGAATGTCCCTGGGGATAACGTAAATAATGAGGCTTCCTGATGGAAAATTGAGAGATAGATTAGTTACCTCCTCCAGGAGAGACTTAATGGAAAACTCTTCGGTTCTTGGAGGGATTTCTATCCCCGCATTGCTTTTCACTGTAATCAAGGCGGCCTCAGCTCCATCCTTAATAATGAGATCCCTCATTCTAATCACACCCATTTTCTCAACTAGCGACGATCCATTCCTAAGAACTATTTGTAAAGCGTCCCAGTTAAGTGAGGCGAGTCTAACCTGGGATATATTTACGTTTGATTTCCACATATCAACAAGTTGCTTCCCCTTTTCTGTCACATCTGCCCCTCCGACTTTATCTACGGTTATCAGTCCCATTTCCCTAAGTCTTCTAAGCATAGTCTTGATTGACGCCTCTCCAAGGCCAAGCCTCCTCATTAATGTTAATCGGCCTACCGGAGCCTCATCATGAATTACGTTGAGAGCCCATATCACGTATGCTTCATCATAGCTCGGTCTATTTCCCTGTCTAGGTTTGGTAGCTTCTTGGAGGGCAGAGATAGCACTCATATTTTATAATAGCTACCCTTTACTTTTAAATGATGCTAAAAGGCAAAAATCTCTTGTGCCTGCTGGACTTTGACAGATGGGACCTTCAAAGATTACTTGACGTATCCTTCTCCATGAAGGAGAGAGTTATGACGAACGAAGTCCCTAAGACTCTTGATGGGAAGCGAATTGCCCTATTCTTTGAGAAGCCCAGCACAAGAACCAGAGTTAGCTCCGAGCTCGCCATATCAATGTTAGGGGGAACTCCCATTGTTCTTACTAAGAACGATGTCCAAATATCAAGGGGAGAGCCAGTGGAAGACACGGCGAGGGTTCTGGGGAGGATGGTTCACGGAATTGGAGCCCGAGTTCAGAAACACGACACCCTTCTAAAACTAGCTGAGTATTCAGGGAGGCCCACAATTAATCTACTTAGTGATCTCTCCCATCCACTACAAGCTCTAACCGATTTCATGACGGTGAAGGAGGTTTTCGGGACTCTAAACAAGCCCATCGCCTTCGTAGGTGATGGAGGTGATAACGTTCTGGTTAGTCTGATGGCCTTCGTCTCTAAGTTTGGACTGGAATTGAGAGTGGCTTCGCCCAAGGAAATGAGACCTAGGCCAGACGTGTGGAAAAGGATAGAAGAAGAGGCGGAGCTCAGTGACGCGGTGATAGAATTCTATGATGATCCATACGAGGCCATAAGAGGGGTGTCTGTGGTTTATACCGATGTCTGGATAAGTATGGGTCAAGAGAGCGAGGCTCAAAGAAGAAGAGAGGTCCTCTCAAAGTACAGGGTTACAGAGGACTTAATGAGATATACATCAGCAGATTCAATTTTCCTCCATTGTCTTCCTGCAATTAGAGGAGAGGAGGTAGAACAGAGCGTTATAGACGGAAAGAAGAGCAGAGTTTGGGATCAGGCTGAGAATAGGTTATACACTGCCATGTCAGCTTTCTCCTTGATTTATTGAAAGAATGTGTCTATCCTTTTCTGAGATAATAAACTCCTCAAGGTTCTAACTTCGCGTAGATTTACCTTCTTTTCCCTAAGTCTGGACTGGATTAAGTCTATAGCTTCCTCTAGATTTTGGGTCACTGCAATCCTATTATGGAAGGCCCTTTTCACCGTCTCCCTTATATGCCAATTCCCCAAAGGGGCGAAGTAGTCCCTAGTAATCTCCCTTATTATAATTACGCCAGCAGATCTAGAGATCGAGTTCAGGTAATCCAGGACCGAAGTTCTAGCGGCCATGTATCCGCCATCTAGAGTATCGTAATTACCCCAGAAGTCTTCCTTTAGGTCAGCTATTACCAACTCGTTGGCCCACAGGGCCATTTGATGCCATATTTCAACCCAGGACACCGTGTACGCAGAGGGATAAAGTATAACGTGAAAGTGATTTCCTAGGTAACCCTGATAGAACACCGTTACCTCATTTACTGACGGGTAGTTTATTATCCTCTTCCTTAGATCTTCCCCAAGGATTGAATCTACGGCAGTTATTGCCCACCTTGTTGGCACTAATTTCCTCGCCTTCCTGCTTCCCAGCAATCCTAGGGAGAGTGCATCAATTATCCTATATATCTCCTCCTTACTTCTATAAAGTTCCACAACCCCTTCAGCAGATTTAACATCGTCCTGAATTAGCTTCTCCAACGTCCTCGGCAACTTGGGATTATCTACGACCTTAATTTCCTCTGCCTTAACTGCCGGACCCCTGGGCATCACATATCCATCAAACTTCAGCTTCATTTCAAGTTTTCCAGAGAATTTACTCTCAGATTGCACTGGTCTTTCAGAAACCACAGCTAAAGATAGTTCCTTCTCATAGAGCTTCCAAACATCAGTGACCTTGATGGAGGAGAAGTTTGAAACAAGGGACGACCTGTAGTTAATAATGTCGTAAATCGATGCCTTACCCCACCAGTTTGCCGGATCCTCATAGATCCTAGCCTTATCCCCTATTACTCCAGGCGCAACGTTAAAGCTGAGGGAAACCTTTGGATACCCCCTCTCCCCAACTACCGCGCTTGGAGGAGTGGAACCGTCGAGAACCCCCTTATCTAGCGATATCCTGGAGGTAGTGTTTACTACAGCCCTGAATCTCTCGGTTATTGGACAAGTGTTAAGACCACAGAGGAACTTAGTTCCCTTGCACTTCACGCATAGCTCTGCGGGTATTTTTCTCAAGTCCCAGCTTCCTCTCTATATACCATTCGGCAATCCTCAATTTAGCGGTTGCTGTCAGGCCTACAGGCCTAGGCGAGACACTTCCCTTCATGATGCCTTGCAGTACATCTTCCACCCTGAACTCGTCAATGTTAAGTTCATTATACGCTGATCCTAGGGCCTCCTTAACGTGAGAGTCGCTGTTGGCCAATCCTGGGAGGGAAAGACTCTTTGCAGCTTTTTCTGCCTGTTCGTTTGCTTTCCTAGGGGCCTTGGAATTAAAGATTTCGATTGCATTAAAAACATAATTAAAAACTTGTTTTCCAATTCCCTGTCTGAAAATATCAAAGGGATGAGAAGGAAAAACCACGCACGAGTTCTCCCTAGAGTAATCGAGAAGAGAGGACAAACTTTTGGGCGGTTCTGGGGCGAAATCGCAGAGGATCACCACATGGCCAAACTCCGTTGTTACTTCCTGCCCTGGAATGACCTCTCCCCTAACTTGGTCGATTCCCCTCGATGTATCGTGATCTGTGAGGGCGATAAAAATGCCTAACTTCCGTGCATAACCAACAAGAGTTCGTGGGTCGTGTTTTCCGTCACTATAGAAAGAATGAACGTGAAAGTCCACCCTCATACGTAGCCCAACTCTTTCATAACCTCCAGCGTAAGTATAGTTATCCCTGCAGCGCCCCTGACAAGGTTGTCCCCTAGCACTACCATTCTTAAAGCTCCGTTCTCGTTTCTTATCCTTCCTACGCTAATGCTCATTCCACCCTCAGCTCTTACATCGATCTCCGGTTGAGGCCTATCCTCCCCTTCCAGTACTCTTATGGGAGTTTTCGGAGCGGTTGGTAGGTTCCTCTCTTGTGGTAGGGATCTGAAGGACGAGAGTTCCTTCTTTACTTCATCCGCGTTAACCGGGGAGTCAAAGAACAGGTACATTACTCCCATGTGACCAACCTTAACTGGTACTCTGGTAGATGTTACTAATGCCTTAAGTTCGACGTGCTTGATTGAGTCCCCCATAAGCGATCCCAACATCTTCCCTGACTCCTTTGGTATTTTCTCCTCCTCACCTTTTATAAACGGAATAACGTTATTGGTGATAGACATAAAGGATAGACCATTGTAGCCAGCACCGCTCACTGCCTGAAGTGTAGTTAGGATCATGTTATTGATACTGTATCTAAGAAGGGGTTTAATCGGCATACTCATTATTGCCGCGGTGCAATTCGGATTCTTAACCAAGAGACCCTTCCATCCCCTCTTTTGTCTTTGAGTCTCCAATAACCTTAGATGCTCCCAGTTCACCTCAGGATTTATGAGAGGAACCTCCGGATCCATCCTAAAGGGGCTCGCGTTAGAGATAACCGTTATTCCCTCCCTAACTAGCTTAAGCTCAATTCCCTCGGCTAACTCGTTGGGTAGCGCTGAAAGAACAACGTCAACGTCTTTATGGTCCTCAGGCTCGGTGGATACGATCTTCAAATCTTTTGCCTCATCTGGAATCTCTCCGCCCTCTACCCATTTCACAGACTCGGCATACTTTTTCCCTATCTTTCCAGGGGAAGCGCTAACCTTAGTAAGTTCTATGAAGGGATGAGTTGACAGTAGCCTCACCATTTTCTGTCCTACCATTCCAGTTGCTCCTAAAAGGGAAACTCTCAGCTTATCCATTTCACAACAACCTCATGTAAGTCCTTAGCTAAATTAAAACCTTCATCCTTCTTTACAACGAAAGTTGCGCTTACGTTTCTAAGCCCTCTAGAGATTGAGGCTACCTCGAAGGATGATGCTTCCCTTAGAACTACCTTAAATAGGTCCTTGTTCCTTAGACCGCATCCCACCACGCTTACTGCGTTAGCGTCTTGGACGTTAACGGTCTCAACGTCCTTGAGCTCCTGTAGGCGGGAAGTCAGTTTACTAGCGTTCTTAGAGTCTACTACCAGGTGAATAGTTGTCTCGGATGCGGGTTGAGATAGAGAGACAATATTGACCCCGGCTTCTCTGGCCTTCTCCATGACCCTAGCTGCCGATCCTATCTTCCCAACTATGTTGGTACTCTCAACTGAGATTAACTTCAGATCGTCAAGCACAGCTATTCCCTTTAGTTTATCCGAAGAGTCACAGGTTCCTTGAACTAGAGTGTAACCCTCGTCATATAGACCTTCTATGTATACCCTCAGATCCCTATCAAACATAGGTTCAAAGGTTCTGGGGTGTAATCTCTTAGCGCCCATTTGGGCAAGTTCCATCGCTTCCTCTAAGGAGAGCCTTGAAATAGTCTTTGCTCCAGGGAATTTCCTGGGATCGGCTGTCATGATCCCAGGGACCTCGGTTATCAATCTGACTTCAGGAAACCCCAATAACTTCCCTACCAAGGTCGCAGTGTAATCGCTACCTCCTCTACCCACTGTAGTATATCTATCAGTTGGAGTTTTACCTATGAAGCCCGGGATCACCACTATCCTTGATTTTATGTCCATGAGTTTCTTGACTTCCATCATTGATAGGTCCTCCATCACGTTAGCCTCTCCAAAGGAATCGTCCGTTATCAAAACGGGTTCAGGATAGGCTTGAGCGTCCATATTCCTTGATCTCAGCATGGCTCCTAAGGTGATGCTTGCCATTCTCTCCCCAAAGGATAGGATGTAGTCCCGCACTCTCATCGAAATCTCATCCAAGACCTTAACCGACCATGCAATTCTGAACAGCTCATCCGCTAACTTTGAGAGGGATTTAAACGCACTTTCGAACTCTGGCCCTTCAGCGACTTTCGATAGAAGCTTAACATGTCTGTCGTACATCTCGCTAACTATTTCCACTGCCCTGTCCCTATTTTCAGTGGCTTCTATGAGGCTATTGGTGACTCCCTTGATTGCAGAGGTCACTACCACGGTCTTCTTGGATGCAGAGTATTGAGATACTTTCTCAGCAATGAGGTCGAAATCCCTTTCATCCTTTTGGATCGACCCGCCTATCTTAACTACTAGCATTTAGATCACCTAGAATAATATTTTCCAAATGATCAGGATTGACTACAATGCGTCTAGCTGATGACCTAATCATTGAATCGGGATCCTTCAGAGAGTGACCCGTAAGAATCATGACGACCTTGTTATCTCTATCTACCCATCCTTGCTCAATTGCCTTCTTATAGCCCGCAAAGGAAGCAACGGATGCGGGTTCTGCCCCTATTCCCTCCGTTCTAGCGAGCTCTCTTTGGGCTTCCATTATCTCAGCGTCGTTAACGTAGATTGCGGTACCTTGGGACTCCTTGATCGCCTTCATTGCCTTCTTCCAGTTAACCGGTTTCCCTATTCGGATCGCAGTGGCTATGGTCTCCGGGTTCTCAACGAATTGAGGTGCTTCTTGGTTATTTATTATGGCTTTGGCTATAGGGGAGGCCCCCTCAGCTTGGACTCCTACCATTCTAGGTATCCGGTCAATAATTCCCAGATTCATTAGCTCGGAGAACCCCTTCCAGATGGCGTAAATATTACCGGCGTTCCCTACAGGCACAAATACGTAGTCAGGAACCCCTATCTCCTCGGTTATTTCATAGGCAATCGTTTTCTGTCCTTCAAGCCTCCATGGATTGAAAGAGTTAAGAGGATAGACTAGCCCCATTTCTTTATACAATTTTATTACTGCCTTCATGCCAATATCAAAGCTTCCCTCAACCTCTAAAATTGTAGCACCGTAAAGTATAGACTGGGCCAGCTTGCCAATGGCGACCTTGTCTTTTGGAAGCACCAGATATATCCTAAGCCCTGCCCTAGCGGAGTATGCGGCCGCGGAGGCAGCGGTATTCCCAGTGGACGCTGCAACAACGATTTTGTATCCTTCATTAACTGCCGAACTAATAGCTACTGTCATCCCCCTGTCCTTGAAGCTTCCAGTGGGATTTGCGCCTTCGAATTTAAAGTAGACCTCTTTGCCAGTTCTGGTCCTAATCAATGGGGTACCTCCTTCATTTATGCTGATAATCTTCTTGTAATTTCCCGCTATAGCTTGAGAGTATCTCCATACTCCCCTCCCTCTCAAATTTGAGAACGAGAATGAGGAGGGAAGTTTCACGGAGATCTCCATTATCCCTCCGCATCTAGGGCATGTAATCATTTTCTGGTCGAGCTCACTTTGGAATCCGCATTCAATGCAACGCATAGAACCTTCTAGTTTGTTTCCAACTACCTGTCACCAGCCTGCATGATCGCTGTATGTAAAAATTTAAACTTTATGGATGTTTGACCATAATGCCTTTCAAGGATTTACGTGACTATCTCAACTACATGAGTTCGAAGGGAAAACTAATCGAGGTAAATAAAGAAGTGGATACGAACCTCGAAATAGCCGAATTGGGAAGAATGGCTACGTACTCAAATTTACCTCCACTACTCTTTACCAACGTGAGGGGATTCCCAGGATGGAAAGTGATAACCAACGTGTATTATTCCATGGAGGGAATGAAGGAGTTGTTTGGGACAGATAAACTGGAGGGAAT containing:
- a CDS encoding ATP-NAD kinase family protein, whose protein sequence is MKVGLLVNPYAGAGGRSGLKGSDRIRVLNPEIPGRVKRFLSRSPDVLYLVPRGKMGAEYLDSNMKIVLSSGRDDSTREDTVLAVKEMIENGVDIIVFVGGDGTARDIAEVIDNAVPILGVPAGVKMHSGVFSTTPEAAGELLSHFIRGEARIVNTEVLDLDEEEYRRGKFVVKLYYIVKTISYSDLLTPSKEEYNYSDDIDSIAEFFIQDLIKDEITYIMGPGTTVKRIEQFLGYEPNFLSVDVFKGRKLIKYDANYNDLLKLTGELIKIVLTPVGKQGFVIGRGNQEIGPEILRRINREDLIIVSSRLKLNQIDCLRFDTGDPILDQKFSGVYRVIIGYREYMAISTCSNT
- a CDS encoding DUF4443 domain-containing protein; its protein translation is MSAISALQEATKPRQGNRPSYDEAYVIWALNVIHDEAPVGRLTLMRRLGLGEASIKTMLRRLREMGLITVDKVGGADVTEKGKQLVDMWKSNVNISQVRLASLNWDALQIVLRNGSSLVEKMGVIRMRDLIIKDGAEAALITVKSNAGIEIPPRTEEFSIKSLLEEVTNLSLNFPSGSLIIYVIPRDIHLAHKIGISLMEHESGFAS
- the argF gene encoding ornithine carbamoyltransferase — protein: MLKGKNLLCLLDFDRWDLQRLLDVSFSMKERVMTNEVPKTLDGKRIALFFEKPSTRTRVSSELAISMLGGTPIVLTKNDVQISRGEPVEDTARVLGRMVHGIGARVQKHDTLLKLAEYSGRPTINLLSDLSHPLQALTDFMTVKEVFGTLNKPIAFVGDGGDNVLVSLMAFVSKFGLELRVASPKEMRPRPDVWKRIEEEAELSDAVIEFYDDPYEAIRGVSVVYTDVWISMGQESEAQRRREVLSKYRVTEDLMRYTSADSIFLHCLPAIRGEEVEQSVIDGKKSRVWDQAENRLYTAMSAFSLIY
- a CDS encoding Nre family DNA repair protein; translation: MRKIPAELCVKCKGTKFLCGLNTCPITERFRAVVNTTSRISLDKGVLDGSTPPSAVVGERGYPKVSLSFNVAPGVIGDKARIYEDPANWWGKASIYDIINYRSSLVSNFSSIKVTDVWKLYEKELSLAVVSERPVQSESKFSGKLEMKLKFDGYVMPRGPAVKAEEIKVVDNPKLPRTLEKLIQDDVKSAEGVVELYRSKEEIYRIIDALSLGLLGSRKARKLVPTRWAITAVDSILGEDLRKRIINYPSVNEVTVFYQGYLGNHFHVILYPSAYTVSWVEIWHQMALWANELVIADLKEDFWGNYDTLDGGYMAARTSVLDYLNSISRSAGVIIIREITRDYFAPLGNWHIRETVKRAFHNRIAVTQNLEEAIDLIQSRLREKKVNLREVRTLRSLLSQKRIDTFFQ
- a CDS encoding PHP-associated domain-containing protein, which gives rise to MRVDFHVHSFYSDGKHDPRTLVGYARKLGIFIALTDHDTSRGIDQVRGEVIPGQEVTTEFGHVVILCDFAPEPPKSLSSLLDYSRENSCVVFPSHPFDIFRQGIGKQVFNYVFNAIEIFNSKAPRKANEQAEKAAKSLSLPGLANSDSHVKEALGSAYNELNIDEFRVEDVLQGIMKGSVSPRPVGLTATAKLRIAEWYIERKLGLEKNTRRAMREVQGN
- the asd gene encoding aspartate-semialdehyde dehydrogenase — its product is MDKLRVSLLGATGMVGQKMVRLLSTHPFIELTKVSASPGKIGKKYAESVKWVEGGEIPDEAKDLKIVSTEPEDHKDVDVVLSALPNELAEGIELKLVREGITVISNASPFRMDPEVPLINPEVNWEHLRLLETQRQKRGWKGLLVKNPNCTAAIMSMPIKPLLRYSINNMILTTLQAVSGAGYNGLSFMSITNNVIPFIKGEEEKIPKESGKMLGSLMGDSIKHVELKALVTSTRVPVKVGHMGVMYLFFDSPVNADEVKKELSSFRSLPQERNLPTAPKTPIRVLEGEDRPQPEIDVRAEGGMSISVGRIRNENGALRMVVLGDNLVRGAAGITILTLEVMKELGYV
- a CDS encoding aspartate kinase, whose protein sequence is MLVVKIGGSIQKDERDFDLIAEKVSQYSASKKTVVVTSAIKGVTNSLIEATENRDRAVEIVSEMYDRHVKLLSKVAEGPEFESAFKSLSKLADELFRIAWSVKVLDEISMRVRDYILSFGERMASITLGAMLRSRNMDAQAYPEPVLITDDSFGEANVMEDLSMMEVKKLMDIKSRIVVIPGFIGKTPTDRYTTVGRGGSDYTATLVGKLLGFPEVRLITEVPGIMTADPRKFPGAKTISRLSLEEAMELAQMGAKRLHPRTFEPMFDRDLRVYIEGLYDEGYTLVQGTCDSSDKLKGIAVLDDLKLISVESTNIVGKIGSAARVMEKAREAGVNIVSLSQPASETTIHLVVDSKNASKLTSRLQELKDVETVNVQDANAVSVVGCGLRNKDLFKVVLREASSFEVASISRGLRNVSATFVVKKDEGFNLAKDLHEVVVKWIS
- the thrC gene encoding threonine synthase, yielding MRCIECGFQSELDQKMITCPRCGGIMEISVKLPSSFSFSNLRGRGVWRYSQAIAGNYKKIISINEGGTPLIRTRTGKEVYFKFEGANPTGSFKDRGMTVAISSAVNEGYKIVVAASTGNTAASAAAYSARAGLRIYLVLPKDKVAIGKLAQSILYGATILEVEGSFDIGMKAVIKLYKEMGLVYPLNSFNPWRLEGQKTIAYEITEEIGVPDYVFVPVGNAGNIYAIWKGFSELMNLGIIDRIPRMVGVQAEGASPIAKAIINNQEAPQFVENPETIATAIRIGKPVNWKKAMKAIKESQGTAIYVNDAEIMEAQRELARTEGIGAEPASVASFAGYKKAIEQGWVDRDNKVVMILTGHSLKDPDSMIRSSARRIVVNPDHLENIILGDLNASS